In Choloepus didactylus isolate mChoDid1 chromosome X, mChoDid1.pri, whole genome shotgun sequence, a genomic segment contains:
- the LOC119522978 gene encoding probable tRNA N6-adenosine threonylcarbamoyltransferase, mitochondrial, producing the protein MQILNKTAGVFSKPSKKKIYEFLKSFPFHPGKLFLHKLVLGIETSCDDTAAAVVDETGNVLGEAIHSQTEVHLKTGGIIPPVAQQLHRENIQQIVQEALSASRVSPSELSAIATTIKPGLALSLGVARRLSLIKHPEFSTMSGGKAIEHLAKQGNKLHLEIKPPMQHVKNCDFSFSGFQSITDRIIMQKEKEEGIEKGQILSSAADIAAAVQHATACHIAKRTHRAILFCKQRGLLSQTDAVLVVSGGVASNLYIRKVLEIVTNATQCTLLCPPPRLCTDNGIMIAWNGIERLRAGLGILHDTEGIRYEPKCPLGVDISKEVGEAAIKIPHLNKMI; encoded by the coding sequence atgcaaatattgaaTAAGACAGCAGGAgtattttccaagccatcaaaaaagaaaatttatgaatttttaaaaagttttccttttCATCCTGGAAAACTATTTCTTCATAAATTAGTTTTGGGAATTGAAACCAGCTGTGATGATACAGCAGCTGCTGTGGTGGATGAAACTGGAAATGTGTTGGGAGAAGCAATACATTCTCAAACTGAAGTTCATTTAAAAACAGGTGGGATTATTCCTCCAGTAGCTCAACAGCttcacagagaaaatattcaacaaatagttcAAGAAGCTCTCTCTGCTAGTAGAGTCTCTCCAAGTGAACTGTCAGCAATTGCAACTACCATAAAACCAGGACTTGCTTTAAGCTTGGGGGTAGCAAGAAGACTTTCTTTAATAAAACATCCAGAGTTTTCCACCATGAGTGGAGGGAAGGCTATAGAGCATTTAGCcaaacaaggaaataaattgcatttggaaatcaAACCTCCCATGCAGCATGTTAaaaattgtgatttttctttttctggatttcAAAGCATTACTGACAGAATAAtaatgcaaaaggaaaaagaggaaggtATTGAGAAGGGGCAAATCCTCTCTTCAGCTGCAGATATTGCTGCTGCAGTACAGCATGCAACAGCATGCCACATAGCGAAAAGAACACATCGTGCTATTCTGTTTTGCAAGCAGAGAGGCTTGTTATCTCAGACTGATGCGGTACTGGTTGTCTCTGGAGGTGTTGCAAGTAACCTCTATATCCGAAAAGTTCTggaaattgtaacaaatgcaacaCAGTGCACTTTGTTGTGCCCTCCTCCCAGACTGTGCACTGACAATGGCATCATGATTGCATGGAATGGTATTGAAAGATTACGTGCTGGTTTGGGCATTTTACATGACACAGAAGGCATCCGCTATGAACCGAAATGTCCTCTTGGAGTAGATATATCAAAAGAAGTTGGAGAAGCCGCCATAAAAATACCACATTTAAACAAGATGATTTGA